The Salinibacterium sp. M195 genome includes a window with the following:
- the thrS gene encoding threonine--tRNA ligase, with translation MRVNGELKDLAATVTDTDEVEAVTIDSPDGLNILRHSAAHVAAQAIQTINPEAKLGIGPPVTDGFYYDFDVEEPFTPEDLKAITKAMDRIIRQGQRFQRRVVTEAEAREELANEPYKLELIGLKGAVAEGDADADNESVEVGGAELTIYDNVDGKTGEVYWKDLCRGPHLPNTRMIGNGWSLTRTAAAYWRGSEKNKQLQRVYGTAWPTKDELREYQARQEEALKRDHRKLGAELDLFSFPDEIGSGLAVFHPKGGIIRHEMENYSRTRHLQEGYSFVNTPHITKEALFETSGHLGWYKDGMFPPMHLDEARNEEGEITRQGADYYLKPMNCPMHILIYKSSGRSYRDLPMRLFEFGTVYRNEKSGVIHGLTRVRGLTMDDAHIFTTKEGMKAELTNTLNFVLSLLRDYGLTDFYLELSTKDPEKYVGDDDVWDEATQTLAEVAEESGLELVPDPGGAAFYGPKISVQARDAIGRTWQMSTVQLDFNLPERFDLEYTAADGSRQRPVMIHRALFGSIERFFGVLTEHYAGAFPVWLSPVQVVGIPVAEAYEEYLGDVIAQLKALGVRAELDASSERMQKKIRTHTKSKIPFQLIAGEQDQAAGSVSFRFRDGTQENGIPIADAVARITSAIATRAQV, from the coding sequence ATGCGCGTCAACGGTGAGCTGAAAGACCTCGCCGCGACGGTGACCGACACGGATGAGGTCGAGGCTGTCACTATTGACTCGCCTGATGGCCTCAACATCTTGCGCCATTCTGCCGCGCACGTCGCAGCTCAGGCTATTCAGACGATCAATCCTGAGGCGAAGCTCGGTATTGGTCCACCGGTGACGGATGGTTTCTACTACGACTTTGACGTTGAGGAACCGTTCACTCCTGAAGACCTCAAAGCCATCACTAAGGCAATGGATCGCATCATCCGTCAGGGTCAACGCTTTCAGCGTCGTGTCGTGACTGAGGCTGAAGCCCGGGAAGAGCTAGCCAACGAGCCGTACAAGCTCGAACTGATCGGCCTCAAAGGCGCTGTCGCCGAGGGCGATGCTGACGCTGACAACGAGTCAGTCGAGGTCGGCGGCGCCGAGCTCACCATTTACGACAACGTCGATGGCAAGACTGGCGAGGTCTACTGGAAAGATTTGTGCCGCGGGCCGCACCTTCCCAACACTCGCATGATCGGCAACGGGTGGTCACTCACGCGTACTGCTGCCGCATATTGGCGCGGTTCGGAAAAGAACAAGCAACTGCAGCGCGTCTATGGCACGGCATGGCCGACCAAAGATGAGCTTCGTGAATACCAGGCGCGTCAAGAAGAGGCATTGAAGCGCGATCATCGCAAGCTCGGTGCTGAACTAGATCTCTTTTCGTTCCCTGACGAAATCGGTTCTGGCCTTGCAGTCTTTCATCCCAAGGGCGGCATCATCCGTCACGAGATGGAAAACTACTCCCGAACTCGCCACTTGCAGGAGGGCTACTCCTTCGTCAACACCCCTCATATTACGAAAGAGGCGCTGTTCGAGACTTCCGGCCACTTGGGCTGGTATAAAGACGGCATGTTCCCACCGATGCACCTCGACGAGGCACGCAACGAGGAAGGCGAAATTACTCGTCAGGGTGCTGACTACTACCTCAAGCCCATGAACTGCCCGATGCACATTCTGATTTACAAGTCGAGCGGCCGTTCGTACCGCGACCTTCCGATGCGCCTCTTCGAATTCGGCACGGTGTACCGCAATGAGAAGTCCGGGGTTATTCACGGGCTGACTCGCGTGCGTGGACTCACCATGGATGACGCCCACATTTTTACGACAAAAGAGGGGATGAAGGCTGAGCTCACTAACACCCTCAACTTCGTGCTCTCTCTGTTGCGGGATTATGGCCTCACAGACTTCTATCTTGAACTGTCAACGAAGGATCCTGAGAAGTACGTCGGCGACGACGACGTCTGGGACGAAGCGACGCAGACGCTTGCCGAGGTGGCCGAAGAGTCGGGGCTCGAGCTTGTTCCTGACCCGGGCGGGGCCGCGTTCTATGGGCCTAAAATCTCGGTTCAGGCCCGCGATGCCATTGGGCGCACCTGGCAGATGTCTACCGTGCAGCTCGACTTCAACCTTCCGGAACGCTTCGATCTGGAGTACACAGCTGCGGATGGTTCACGCCAGCGTCCCGTCATGATTCACCGCGCGCTGTTCGGTTCGATCGAACGGTTCTTTGGCGTACTCACCGAGCACTACGCTGGGGCGTTCCCCGTCTGGCTCTCGCCGGTGCAAGTCGTCGGCATCCCTGTCGCTGAAGCCTACGAGGAGTACTTGGGCGACGTCATCGCCCAGCTCAAGGCCCTCGGCGTCCGCGCCGAGTTGGATGCCTCGAGTGAGCGGATGCAGAAGAAGATCCGCACGCACACCAAATCGAAGATCCCGTTCCAACTCATCGCTGGTGAGCAGGACCAAGCTGCGGGTTCCGTGAGCTTCCGTTTCCGTGATGGAACTCAGGAGAATGGCATCCCGATTGCGGACGCCGTGGCACGGATTACGAGCGCGATCGCGACACGAGCCCAGGTCTAG